A genomic segment from Candidatus Leptovillus gracilis encodes:
- a CDS encoding DUF4082 domain-containing protein, whose protein sequence is MTVPGEYAPLRFWRNTAVATLGPTDELTLGQNIVGYEWDPEYPEYADWYPAGRVLLSTTNLPSFAGSDQHHLSLYRAPSGALVFGAGTVQWSWGLDATHDYGTSTEDLNVQQATVNLFADMGVQPATLQSGLVTASASTDTAPPTVAVTSPAAGASVPGGALTITGTASDTGGAVGVVEISTDAGQTWRRASGRANWNYTYVAAEGTADIRVRAADDSLNLSTPLSHTFNVEPRVCSASSPCSLWDDATTPTEYKQNGNPIETGSRFRTDVAGFIRGIRFYIGQPTSATFTAHLWSNDGQLLGEADFPGAGALGWVEATFATPVPVQANTTYVASYFSPNTYYAYTNGYFATAGFANPPLYALRDGEAGANGVYRYDTPGFPTQTYQSSNYWIDVTFVEEFASHTFFDGALPARLERQRE, encoded by the coding sequence ATGACCGTTCCCGGTGAGTACGCGCCGCTGCGCTTTTGGCGCAATACGGCCGTTGCCACTCTTGGGCCGACGGATGAGTTGACGCTGGGCCAAAACATAGTGGGTTACGAGTGGGACCCCGAATATCCGGAGTACGCCGACTGGTATCCGGCCGGCCGGGTTCTGCTTTCAACGACCAATCTGCCCTCCTTCGCTGGCTCAGACCAGCACCACCTGAGCCTCTACCGGGCCCCTTCCGGGGCATTGGTCTTTGGCGCGGGTACGGTGCAGTGGTCGTGGGGCCTGGACGCCACGCATGACTACGGTACCTCAACCGAAGACCTAAACGTTCAGCAGGCCACGGTGAACCTGTTCGCCGATATGGGCGTGCAGCCGGCCACGCTGCAGTCCGGCCTGGTGACGGCGAGCGCTTCGACGGATACGGCCCCGCCAACTGTTGCGGTGACGTCGCCCGCCGCGGGCGCCTCCGTTCCTGGCGGTGCGCTGACGATCACGGGCACGGCGAGCGATACCGGCGGCGCTGTGGGCGTGGTCGAAATCTCCACCGACGCTGGGCAAACCTGGCGGCGCGCTTCCGGCCGCGCGAATTGGAACTACACCTACGTCGCCGCTGAAGGCACGGCCGACATTCGCGTGCGCGCTGCCGACGACAGCCTCAACCTCAGCACACCGCTTAGCCACACATTTAACGTTGAACCACGGGTATGCTCTGCCAGCAGCCCCTGCTCGCTCTGGGATGACGCCACGACACCAACCGAATACAAGCAGAATGGGAATCCCATCGAAACGGGTTCCCGCTTCCGCACTGACGTTGCTGGCTTCATCCGCGGCATCCGCTTCTACATTGGCCAACCCACCAGCGCTACGTTTACCGCTCACCTCTGGTCGAACGATGGCCAACTTCTAGGGGAGGCCGACTTCCCCGGCGCAGGGGCGCTGGGCTGGGTGGAGGCGACCTTTGCCACGCCCGTACCGGTGCAGGCCAACACCACCTACGTCGCTTCTTATTTCTCGCCCAACACTTATTATGCCTACACCAACGGCTATTTCGCCACTGCCGGATTTGCCAACCCACCCCTTTACGCACTGCGTGACGGCGAAGCTGGCGCGAACGGCGTCTACCGCTACGACACGCCAGGCTTTCCCACGCAGACCTACCAATCGAGCAATTACTGGATAGACGTCACGTTCGTCGAGGAGTTCGCGTCCCACACCTTCTTCGACGGCGCGCTGCCCGCCCGGCTGGAACGGCAACGTGAATGA